The DNA region ATATTTCAAGAAGAATGTCTCGTTTTATTAACGGATGATTTATACGAACACCTTTGTGGTGAAAACGCCATTTTCCATAAAAAAAAATTATCATCTGATGATGTAATTAATTTGGGACACGTTATTTACTTTTTGAGTAATTTTTTGTGGACAAAAATAAATGAACCGACAATTGAAAATACTTTATACGGCGCAATGAATTTTATTATGGAAATAATAGATAAAAATATAGGTGACGAAGATTTTAATTCTATAGAGGTGACAGAGATTGATGATTATTTGTTTTTATCCAGCTGTTTTTATTTGGCAGGTAAAAATCATCAATTGAATTTTTGGCAACAAAAAGGCATCAAATATGCTTCTTATTTTAAAGACATGCTTAAACAAAAGGATGTCAATTATTTATCTGGAAACATTATTCTTAGTAGTATGATTCTAGATAATCAAATTGCTACTTTAGAGAATGTAAATTACAGTAATTCTACATTAACAAATATAAAAGGGAAATTTTTTATATATCATCTAGCCACTCAAAATATCATAGATTTTGACACTGCCGTATCCTTATTAATATTAAGATAATACATCCTATAAATGTCCTTTTCGTACTACAAACAATTAAATGCGATGGATTGTGGCCCCACATGTTTACGCATGGTTGCGAAACATTATGGCAAACATTTTAGTGCCGATTCTTTACATCAATTAATGGGATTTAACAAGGAAGGTGTAACACTACTTGGTATTAGTGATACTGCTGAAAAGATTGGTTTTCGAACGCGCGGAATTCAACTAACTTTAGATCAATTGAAAGAAGTACAACATCCTACTATATTACATTGGAATCAAGAACATTTTGTAGTACTAACTGCCTTAAATAAGCACCATGCAAGTATTGCTGATCCAGCAAAAAAAATACTCACATTATCTATTGAAGAATTTAA from Rhizosphaericola mali includes:
- a CDS encoding lanthionine synthetase LanC family protein: MIQLDSANEIKIMQNDHIGLFDGIGGESILLFLLSKCDSESINKQRAQQSLDIISDNIDSMERLNFSDGLAGIGWMVEWIVQNGFLEFNTNEVLEDIDNTLYKSVIYSSDNNISLARGTIGKILFFWSRYRSKNPSTHRLKNIFQEECLVLLTDDLYEHLCGENAIFHKKKLSSDDVINLGHVIYFLSNFLWTKINEPTIENTLYGAMNFIMEIIDKNIGDEDFNSIEVTEIDDYLFLSSCFYLAGKNHQLNFWQQKGIKYASYFKDMLKQKDVNYLSGNIILSSMILDNQIATLENVNYSNSTLTNIKGKFFIYHLATQNIIDFDTAVSLLILR